From a single Deltaproteobacteria bacterium genomic region:
- a CDS encoding HNH endonuclease, with product MARPYIPDSGREKITADAQPRCGYCLTSQLITGMPIHLEHILPLAAGGQSDEENLWLACPLCNGDKGIQTQFPDPETGEVVALFDPRQQIRSEHFRWNENGVEILGITSCGRATVVALKLNNESIIRTRRRWVLAGWHPPTS from the coding sequence GTGGCGCGTCCGTATATTCCCGATAGCGGACGCGAAAAAATAACAGCAGACGCTCAGCCTCGTTGTGGCTACTGTCTCACGTCTCAACTCATTACGGGCATGCCGATACACCTCGAGCACATTCTTCCCCTTGCTGCTGGCGGCCAGTCTGATGAAGAAAATCTTTGGCTCGCATGCCCTCTCTGCAATGGCGATAAGGGAATCCAAACGCAATTTCCTGATCCCGAGACAGGAGAAGTCGTTGCCTTATTTGACCCCCGTCAGCAAATCAGGAGCGAGCATTTTCGTTGGAATGAGAATGGAGTAGAGATTCTCGGTATCACTTCGTGTGGTCGAGCGACTGTTGTAGCTCTCAAGCTGAATAACGAGAGTATTATCCGCACTCGGCGACGATGGGTGTTAGCTGGATGGCACCCCCCTACAAGCTAG
- a CDS encoding VOC family protein, translating to MFDLGLTHVALPVRDVDASIAFYAQYARMQVVHRRTDRISGSDVAWISDRTRPFAIVLVRTRKVDSPLLPLAHLGVACASRTDVDDLCDQARSEGFLRLESREAGYPVGYSALLADPDGHTLELSYGQEIALAVADAA from the coding sequence ATGTTTGACCTTGGGCTCACCCACGTCGCCTTACCCGTCCGAGACGTTGATGCAAGCATCGCTTTTTACGCACAGTACGCGCGTATGCAAGTCGTCCATCGTCGGACAGACCGCATCTCCGGGTCAGATGTCGCCTGGATTAGTGACCGCACCAGACCGTTTGCTATCGTGCTGGTGCGAACTCGCAAGGTCGATAGCCCACTATTGCCGCTCGCACATCTCGGCGTTGCCTGCGCAAGCCGCACTGATGTTGATGATCTTTGTGATCAAGCGCGCTCTGAAGGGTTCCTGCGTTTAGAGTCACGCGAAGCTGGCTACCCCGTCGGGTATTCAGCGCTGTTGGCTGACCCCGACGGGCATACGCTTGAGTTGTCGTATGGGCAAGAAATCGCGTTGGCAGTTGCCGACGCCGCGTAA
- a CDS encoding LLM class flavin-dependent oxidoreductase — translation MTQSNPKLRFGLWYAFRNPPQWRRSYQDIYNDILEQIVWAEGIGYDDVWLTEHHFADDGHAPSPLPQAAAIAVKTKKMRIGTGVLLLPLYNPVRIAEDCATIDILSGGRFELGVGVGYRVEEFSGLGIPREQRGGRANEGLEIIRRLWEGETVTFKGKYFQIENTKLTPEPVQKPRPPLWVGGFAGAAVKRAARYGDGYIGTGDMKAPYQAYLQELRALGKDTSNPKLAGGHFWLIVANDPEKSWHEIAPHVRYQINVYNEWLTKAGQSLFPHMPDDAALKASGILNIVTPEAAVKMIKDYVAEVPIQRYYTWTLPPGYPAKKMNEHLELFATKVMPHFR, via the coding sequence ATGACACAAAGCAATCCCAAACTGCGCTTTGGTTTGTGGTATGCGTTTCGTAACCCGCCACAGTGGCGGCGTTCGTATCAAGATATCTACAACGACATTCTCGAACAAATTGTGTGGGCAGAAGGGATTGGCTACGATGACGTGTGGCTCACGGAGCATCACTTTGCCGACGATGGCCATGCGCCTTCACCGTTGCCGCAGGCTGCAGCGATTGCCGTGAAGACCAAGAAAATGCGTATTGGGACAGGTGTACTGCTGTTGCCGCTGTACAATCCAGTCCGCATTGCCGAAGATTGTGCAACGATTGATATTCTCTCTGGCGGACGGTTCGAACTCGGCGTTGGTGTGGGGTATCGTGTTGAAGAGTTTAGCGGTCTTGGGATTCCGCGTGAGCAGCGAGGCGGTCGTGCAAATGAAGGCTTAGAAATCATCCGTCGTCTGTGGGAAGGTGAGACAGTCACATTCAAGGGCAAGTACTTTCAAATCGAGAACACCAAGCTCACGCCTGAGCCCGTACAAAAACCACGTCCACCATTGTGGGTCGGAGGTTTCGCTGGCGCAGCAGTGAAACGAGCGGCACGTTACGGAGATGGCTATATTGGGACCGGCGATATGAAAGCGCCGTATCAAGCCTATTTGCAAGAATTGCGAGCACTAGGCAAAGATACCTCGAACCCCAAGCTCGCCGGTGGTCACTTTTGGTTAATCGTCGCGAATGATCCAGAAAAAAGCTGGCACGAGATTGCGCCGCATGTGCGCTATCAGATCAATGTCTATAATGAGTGGCTCACCAAAGCCGGGCAATCGTTATTTCCCCATATGCCAGATGACGCCGCGCTCAAAGCCAGCGGCATTCTCAACATCGTCACGCCGGAAGCAGCCGTAAAAATGATTAAAGACTACGTCGCCGAAGTGCCGATTCAACGCTACTACACGTGGACGCTACCGCCAGGGTATCCGGCGAAGAAGATGAATGAGCACCTGGAACTCTTCGCAACCAAGGTCATGCCTCATTTTCGCTAG
- a CDS encoding EF2563 family selenium-dependent molybdenum hydroxylase system protein, whose amino-acid sequence MSHEISGTLVVIKGGGDVGSAVAHLLFGHDYIPVIVESETPSTTRRRMAFAAAVFDGEAELEGVRAERVESLAALRALLIWKKVVPVFVGSLEDVLREFSPPIVIDARMRKRDIPETQIAQAPFTIGLGPGLVAGQTVHVVIETSRGPTLGQVITEGRTEPYTGEPISIAGYKRERYAYAPVAGTFHTQLEIGTTVHAGDLLGQVENHELRAQVDGIIRGITKDGIEVKQGTKVAAVDPRGQAEFTTGIAERPRKIAEGVLEAIRRR is encoded by the coding sequence ATGTCGCACGAGATTTCTGGCACGCTTGTTGTCATCAAAGGGGGCGGAGATGTTGGCTCTGCCGTCGCCCATCTCTTGTTTGGCCATGACTATATTCCAGTGATCGTCGAGAGCGAGACGCCATCAACCACGAGGCGACGCATGGCCTTTGCGGCTGCCGTCTTCGACGGTGAAGCAGAGTTAGAAGGCGTACGTGCAGAGCGGGTTGAATCGCTCGCAGCCCTCAGAGCTTTACTCATCTGGAAAAAAGTCGTTCCCGTGTTTGTGGGCTCCCTGGAAGATGTCCTGCGTGAATTTTCTCCTCCTATCGTCATTGATGCACGCATGCGTAAACGCGACATTCCAGAGACACAGATTGCCCAAGCTCCGTTCACCATTGGGTTGGGGCCAGGTCTTGTCGCGGGTCAGACCGTCCATGTTGTTATCGAAACCAGTCGCGGCCCTACCCTTGGGCAAGTCATCACGGAGGGGCGCACAGAGCCGTACACTGGCGAGCCAATCTCCATTGCCGGGTATAAACGAGAACGATATGCCTATGCCCCTGTTGCTGGCACCTTTCATACGCAACTGGAAATCGGCACCACCGTACATGCCGGCGACCTTCTCGGCCAGGTTGAGAACCATGAGTTACGGGCTCAGGTCGATGGGATTATTCGCGGCATCACCAAAGATGGCATTGAAGTGAAACAAGGAACGAAGGTGGCTGCAGTTGATCCCCGCGGACAAGCCGAGTTTACGACTGGTATCGCAGAACGACCGCGCAAAATTGCCGAGGGTGTCCTCGAAGCGATTCGTCGACGTTAA
- a CDS encoding NAD(P)-dependent oxidoreductase, with product MHPVAILYPGDMGHNVGRVLLEDGCTVVTTLVGRSERTRRLTTDAAITMLPSMEAVVAEAAIVLSIIPPTAAKSVAADFVTAVRETGHRPLFVDANAISPMTAQEVGDMIASSGAPYLDACIIGPASNVRGRCTFYISGSEAATFETQLGKSLRTHILGDRIGQASAFKMTFSGLNKGLAALLYELTAAGAEFGFLDELLHRYKALLPGVMEALEWLVPSYPMHAARRADEMAELAETLEHFGFSSVMARGTQDTLAAVGRLRLTERFPTRGEHGWTMREVLDTLAQEAALKKPQSS from the coding sequence ATGCACCCAGTTGCGATTCTGTACCCAGGCGATATGGGACACAATGTCGGGCGAGTATTGTTAGAAGATGGATGTACAGTTGTTACGACGTTGGTTGGACGAAGTGAGCGGACACGTCGTCTGACCACCGATGCGGCAATTACCATGTTGCCGTCAATGGAGGCAGTCGTAGCGGAAGCCGCTATCGTCCTCTCCATTATTCCACCCACTGCTGCAAAGTCGGTGGCTGCGGACTTTGTTACTGCGGTGCGTGAAACCGGCCATCGCCCATTGTTTGTTGATGCGAACGCGATTTCGCCAATGACCGCACAGGAGGTTGGCGACATGATCGCGTCTAGCGGCGCACCGTATCTTGATGCGTGCATTATCGGTCCAGCGAGTAATGTTCGTGGTCGGTGTACGTTCTATATCAGTGGTTCGGAAGCCGCGACGTTTGAAACACAGCTAGGAAAATCACTTCGTACCCATATTCTTGGCGATCGGATCGGTCAGGCGTCGGCCTTTAAGATGACATTTTCTGGTCTCAATAAAGGACTCGCCGCGCTCCTCTACGAATTGACAGCTGCTGGCGCGGAGTTCGGGTTTCTTGATGAGTTGCTGCACCGCTACAAGGCCTTATTACCCGGCGTCATGGAAGCACTGGAATGGCTAGTGCCATCGTATCCTATGCATGCTGCACGACGGGCTGACGAAATGGCAGAACTCGCAGAAACCCTTGAACATTTTGGGTTCTCGTCGGTCATGGCACGCGGTACGCAGGACACACTTGCTGCCGTTGGTCGGCTGCGCTTAACCGAGCGTTTCCCTACGCGTGGCGAACATGGCTGGACCATGCGCGAGGTGCTCGATACTCTCGCCCAAGAGGCAGCGTTGAAGAAACCACAATCGTCTTAG